A genomic window from Sulfurimonas hongkongensis includes:
- a CDS encoding response regulator transcription factor, whose amino-acid sequence MSAKIVIVEDEEDLLELLEYTLTKEGFEVIGFLNTKIVTQILLEEEIDLLIMDRNLPGIEGSEFVSQLRRDGFLIPVIYLSAKNRDVDIEEGFLRGADDYITKPFNMKELTLRIKAVLKRSSRKFQDSKITHRDLSLDSRTREVFVDNKKVSVTKLEFDLLYEFVLNSGSVLERDYLLENVWRDSDEYQYKTVNVAINRLKEKIDPQKKKDYIQTVRGVGYRLC is encoded by the coding sequence ATGAGTGCTAAAATAGTTATCGTTGAAGATGAAGAGGATTTACTAGAACTTCTTGAGTACACTCTAACAAAAGAGGGCTTTGAAGTTATAGGTTTTTTAAATACTAAAATAGTCACTCAAATACTGCTAGAAGAGGAGATAGACCTTCTTATTATGGATAGAAATCTACCCGGTATTGAGGGAAGTGAGTTTGTGTCACAGTTGCGAAGAGATGGCTTCTTAATACCTGTTATATATCTAAGTGCTAAAAATAGAGATGTAGATATAGAGGAGGGTTTTTTACGAGGTGCTGATGACTATATAACAAAACCTTTTAATATGAAAGAGCTTACTCTAAGAATCAAAGCGGTCCTAAAAAGAAGTAGTAGAAAATTTCAAGATTCAAAAATAACTCATAGAGACTTGAGCTTAGATAGTAGAACTAGAGAGGTATTTGTAGATAACAAAAAGGTAAGTGTAACTAAGTTAGAGTTTGATTTGCTCTATGAGTTTGTACTAAATAGTGGTAGTGTCTTAGAGCGTGATTATCTACTTGAGAATGTCTGGAGAGATTCAGACGAGTATCAGTATAAAACTGTAAATGTGGCTATAAATCGTCTAAAAGAGAAGATAGATCCACAAAAGAAAAAAGACTACATTCAAACAGTTCGTGGAGTTGGATACAGACTGTGTTAA